The proteins below are encoded in one region of Gemmatimonadota bacterium:
- a CDS encoding DUF1552 domain-containing protein, producing MKPLNRRTFLRNAGVCLALPFLDAMIPVGRAASQAFALAREQAAKRLVCIGNPFGMIPERFFPTESGTNYALPSLLQPLSAHQRDFTIFSNLDHGVTGGHRTAHTFLSGTRIKDAKMMPEGNISIDQKAAEFVGVNTRFPSLNVSINGHCEMCWTRTGVRVPPINDPRKVFQALFVDTTAQEKERRAIALEQHGSILDAVMGEARSFERKLGQRDREKLEEYLTSVRTVEKKLGMSKAWLDKPKPQVNMEMPENGPFVETLPLMYDLIALSLQTDSTRIATLEVGMGIKTTDLGLNTNYHKYSHHGKLPELMEGLTIIEKYQMKHLGLFFDKLKAIEDPAGGTLFDNTMVLSGSGMGNGSSHSNKNLPILLAGGGFQHGQHLVFPEAKPQRVPLSNLYLSMLQNFGLEIDHFGQSTGTLKGFE from the coding sequence ATGAAACCACTGAACCGGCGCACATTTCTCAGAAATGCAGGTGTTTGTCTGGCATTGCCGTTTTTAGACGCCATGATCCCCGTGGGGCGGGCTGCGAGTCAGGCATTTGCCCTTGCCCGCGAACAAGCTGCAAAGCGACTGGTATGTATTGGCAACCCCTTTGGAATGATCCCCGAGCGATTCTTTCCAACAGAAAGCGGCACAAATTACGCACTTCCTTCCCTCCTGCAACCACTATCAGCGCACCAGCGAGATTTCACCATCTTCTCCAACCTGGACCACGGCGTAACCGGTGGGCACCGCACCGCGCATACATTCTTGAGCGGCACCCGCATCAAAGACGCCAAAATGATGCCCGAAGGCAACATCAGCATCGATCAAAAAGCCGCGGAATTTGTGGGCGTCAACACGCGGTTCCCCTCGTTAAACGTGAGCATCAACGGCCACTGCGAAATGTGCTGGACACGCACGGGCGTGCGTGTACCGCCGATTAACGATCCTCGAAAAGTATTTCAAGCGCTATTTGTAGATACCACAGCACAGGAAAAAGAACGGCGTGCAATCGCGCTCGAGCAGCACGGCAGCATCTTAGACGCCGTAATGGGAGAAGCGCGATCCTTTGAGCGCAAACTGGGACAAAGAGATCGGGAAAAACTGGAAGAATATCTGACCTCTGTGCGCACAGTCGAGAAAAAGCTGGGCATGTCCAAAGCGTGGCTGGACAAACCCAAACCCCAGGTCAATATGGAAATGCCGGAAAATGGTCCCTTTGTCGAAACCCTGCCCTTGATGTATGACCTCATTGCCCTATCACTGCAAACCGACTCCACGCGGATAGCAACCCTGGAAGTGGGCATGGGGATCAAAACCACGGACCTGGGCTTGAACACGAATTACCACAAATACTCACACCACGGCAAATTGCCCGAACTCATGGAAGGCCTGACAATCATCGAAAAATACCAGATGAAACACCTGGGCCTGTTCTTTGACAAACTCAAAGCCATTGAAGACCCCGCTGGGGGAACCTTATTTGACAACACCATGGTATTATCCGGCAGCGGCATGGGCAACGGCAGTTCCCATTCCAACAAAAACCTGCCCATCTTGCTCGCGGGTGGTGGATTCCAACACGGGCAGCACCTGGTATTTCCAGAAGCAAAACCCCAGCGCGTACCATTGAGCAACCTGTACCTATCGATGTTACAGAATTTTGGACTGGAAATCGATCACTTCGGCCAGAGCACCGGCACGCTAAAAGGATTCGAATAA